The sequence TTTAACAACGTAGTATTAAGTGCCCTTGCCTCATCAAcatattttctatatatcaaTGGTTGAAACTATACGTACAAGTTCACCGCATCTTGAACCTCGTTTTGAACGAAACGAGCATTAAATGCATGAAACCactttttttttcactttttcctagtaaaagaaaattattatgaaggataaaaaaaaaattgaataaggACTGGAATCCAATCCTTGAATCTCGATCACATAATCAGCTGCTTCTCAGTTTCATATGAGCcactagaaaaacaaaaacacaatgtCACCCCAAGTCAAAGGGCACGTTTGTTATGAGGAAAGGTACGGGAATTGGAAAGTGCGAATTTCACGGAATTCATCTAGACGTCTAGATGTTCTGTGAAATTCACACTTTCCATCCATCTTTCCCAACAAACACACCCTAAGGGCCAAAAATCTCACCCGTCGAGTTCTTGAAACACAGGTCAAAAGCTCATCTTCATGCTCACAAAACAACTTCCATTACCTAGTGAAGTAAAAATTACACAACAAATACATTGTAAAATAGTCAGAAAAATCTCCACTTGGCATCCACATCACAAGTAATCCATCAGAGTGCTGACCTGAAGTTTCCCTTGCAAGAAAATCATCCATACCCAGAAACAAAAAGAATTCGATAAGTCGATATGCTCCTGAGGCACAGCACTGTCGCATGCATGAAGTTAGACGAATAATTTGAAGTGTATACATGTATTACTTAGGATCATCTCATGTGGCAATTATAAGGTACATCAGGCTGGACACATCAACTCCAAAAGCAATCTCTCTGAATATTTTTTGATGAGCAGTTAACATAATTAGAGGAAACAGAAAACATACATCGACAGAAAGACCTATCTCACAGTAATGCAGAAAGCACAAGTCTTACAAGGTCTTTAAAACGGATCCTACATATGTGATGCAGCCATTTAAGTCGCTATCAAGTGCGCCTTATGCTCAGATTCTACCGCCTGTAAAGAAGCAGAACATTGATAATTAGGGTAAGAAAAGCATTAACTAATTGGCTAACAGGTCATTCATTTTTCACTCTTTTAGAAATCCACTGAATAAGATAAATAGTACAggaaaaccaaaataattaggaccTTGTATGAGACCAAAGTTTGAGCCACAAACTATCAAGCTCAAGTTAATACATTGCTACTTTACACACCAATTTTTCCTACCATAAGCAGCACAAAACTATCCCCCCACTAATGACATTAGAATTTGGAAGTCAAAAGAGTTCTCACATTTGACAATGATACCGGTCACTATTTTCCCCTGATGTGGGGCTTCAAAAGGGTGAACAAAATGCAAAACAGGCATTCAAATTCAGAAAATTTGTGCCACTACAGAACCCAAGATGAATATGGTCCCTACCACTAATGCTTGATATTTAAACAACATTCTTTCTGTTACAATTTTTTATATAGTCATTCAGTGTTGAGGCCTGATGATAGGGTTGGGGACAATGAACAAACCAAAAATTTATTCAGGATACAAAAGACCCTTTTATAAGAAAATGATATCTACAAATCAAATACAGCTTctacattaaaaaaatatcatttctaaTCAAGGCAACAGGAGATTTGCATCCTCCCTTTGCATTGCCAAGAAAAACAGAGTCACCCAAACACAAGGAATGGTTCAAGAACAAAGTGTCTGGATGCCAGAAATGGGTAGATCATCTATTGAAGGGTGGTCCTTTCCTTAGATTGTGATGATGTTCTGGTAACAAGAATGGGATTTATAATAGTTAAGGAAAACTAAACTAAGGATTATTAGATTAATTCTTGCTATAAGTTTAGATTTCGAATTCAATTTTTCTTGTAATATATTTACTGAGTTGAGGTTTCCACTCAGAGATTAATTTCAAGCGTATTATGAAGCTTAGATCTCTTATTTAGGAAGATAAACTATTTGAGGATTTTAAACACAAGTTTACCCCTTGTTTGGAAACATTCATTTTGATGGATTTTAGAGGAATTCAATTATATTTCTCATGAAATCCATTGTTTGGAAGAACTTAAACAAGATAATTCAATCACTTTAAGGTCATTTGATTGCAAATCATGAGAGAATTCTATTTGAATTCATTTCttgtgaaaattttgatttcaaACACTGCATTAACATAAAAATTTACACTAGCGACTAGTCCTACTGCAAATTTAAAACTCTTATCTAAGAAGACAGTCTTTTGGGGTTTTAAGCAGATGTTTAACGTTAGAAACTGCATCCTGtttataataacaataataataaaacagtAACACAAGTTACACTTGCAcagctataaaaaaaataaaattctctTCAGGCATTTTTATCTCCTAAAGGTTGTGTATGTGGGAAGACATTACTGCCAACGCAAGCCAATGGGAATTTAGCAAGTTCGGTGACATAGCTGCTAAACTTTCtctatttactatttttatttCCTATTTTCAGTTTTTCCATTAGATAGGTCATGTGTGGCTTAGCTTTCATCGTACTTTTTTTATAGCAAGTCTCTTAGCTGGTTTACCTATATTGGAACTCTTTCCTTTGCAATATTTTTATGTCTCCTATAAGAGACGGATTAATCAATAATAATCCATATGCTTTTACAGACAAAAAAAATAGTCAAGGGAGTTAGGTGATCTCTCACAAATCACCATTAAGTTTTCCAAAATAGGTTTGTCGAAAAATAGGAGCAACAAGGAAAATCATGTTGATTTTCCTTGCAAACAACCTGTGACAAGATCCTATTTGCAGGCACCTGTGGTTTCTCATGCGTTTGACATTAGAGTTGTGTTTCCATTTTCTAGTAgtattttagacaatttattTGCGCCTCAATTCACTTGAGCCATTGCCTCTTTTGCAGCATCCACCCACGGCCATACAAGAATATATTGTCTTAGTTGTGCCTAGGGCTTTGAAAATCATTGCTTTATATAAGAGTATACTGAAACTGTTGTATGTCTTGGACTCTTAAACTAACCAATAAGACGTGCATAGACTATTTTCATGCAAAAGGCCTAGGAACAGTTACAATTGTGAATAAAAATCCATATTCAACTGGACAAAATGAATATATAATCAGATTTAGATAATTCAAGTAGGGAGAAAAATAAGACAAGATAACTCATAGTATTCCAATAAATGAATCAAAAAGAAACTAGTTAAACCAACaaataaccaaattaaaataagataaaataCTTAGCATATAAGCAGCTCAAACAAATTTTGCTTCATGAAGCCCTtggcaacaacaacaacagagATCACATGCACGAGCACACACAACACAACTCAAACAAGTTAACAAATTACTCTATATGCTTCTTGTTCAAACAAAGAAGAAAATATATCTACCAATAATATTCTACTTTGCATCAACATTCTTCAGGTACGAATTTCCGTTTCAGCACGGTCAATCAAGCAACCATCAATTATAACAAATACACATAAGTATTATGAAGCTAAAGTATGTATGCCTCATCTATTCGCAAAATCCAACAATATTAAGAAAACTTAAGAACCATAACCCTGTCAATATTAGAAATGTATCATATGTAAATTTAAAgaattcaaaaacaaaaaacgCAGACTACTTAATAGCCAATGAAGTAGCAGCGTATCAGTATTACCTAGCAACTCTAACCTAACGCATTAAAAAAATTGTATGAAACTACAGAAACAATAGACACTGATAACGAAGCAAAAAAAGTGAAATGTAAAATCCTGACCTTGCCGCATTCCAAAGAGCAACAAATTAGCGGTTCCGCTCAGGAGGCAATGGCCGATTGAATCCACCCCTGCGGTTCATATACTGTCTTGGCTGCCTCTTCGTAACCATTCTCACTCCACTGACGTCGGCACCAGGAACCGGCTTCCCTTTGGTGGAATCGAAGCCAACTGGAATCCCTAACTTTTTCATCATCTCAATCTCGTTCTCGTCTCCCATCGCACCTTCTATCTCTCCATCTCCACCACCATTGTTACCGTTACTAACAACCTTCTCCAACTGCTCTCGTGCTATCTCGTCAACAAAATCAGACACAGCTGCCCTTTGCCTATCCTTATCCCTTTCTTTATTATCTCTACCATCTTCAATTTCATGACGGTGACGTTTTCGAGGTGGCGACGGGGATGGAGTTCGATGGTGGCGGTGGCGGCGGTGACCACGAGTCTCGGGAGAGCGTGACCGTGAACGATAGCGGTCAGGGGAGCGAGTGCGGGAGCGTGTGTGTCGTGACCGGGTTCGATCAGGTGAGCGAGTACGGGAGCGTGTGCTGCGGTGACGGTCTCTATCACGGTCCCGGTCATCTTTGTCTCGGCGTTTTTCTCTGTCTCTGTCTCTGTCTCTGTCTCTGTCTCGATCTCGTTCGCGCTCTCTTTCCCGTTCTCGTTCACGGTCCCGAGGTTTCTCTCTGTCTCCCATGGCAGCCGATGAATCAGAGTCCAAGTATCTGGGATTGTGATAGGTAAGGGGTTAAGGCTTAAGAATTTAGCTCCTCGACACAACTGGCCACCCActctttaaaattgtgcaattcaGTCCCTAACCATTTCAAAGAAATCACCTATTGAGTCCATGATAACGTTGGGAGAATGGATGTACATCAATTCGGTTTTAAACCGTACAGTGAACCCAATTCGATTCtttagtttgattttttttgggaaaattacaatttaatgggaggcccatttacattttAAGACTCATTATTGTTCAACTTACATATATAGACTGATTTAATTTGAAATACCCATAAtaccctttatatatataagacACTTAATCAGATcatctcttcttctctctttttacgCGATAAATCTCATTCTCACTTTCACAGTTCgcgattttctctctctctttttttcctTAAGATTCTTCATCAATCAAAGCCTAAGACTTGTCATGTAAGTATGATGTTAGTTTCATATGGTTAAATCGCTTTGAACTCGTTGATGTTAGTTTCAGCAGCAGTTTACTTTTGAGGTTAGAAATTTGTAAATCTGAACTTCGTGCGGAAGATCGCGTGCTTCGCATATTATGATTTCGTTTCGCGAAATCTTAATATGCGAAGTCTATTGAAGGCTGTGTATGCGTTTGTTATTCGCATACTTCGCGGAATTCGCATATGGAATATACGCGAAGTATGCGAAGATATGGTGTTCCAGCATTGGGTGCGCACTCTTCGCATATTTTACGTAgttgcgaagtctgcgaatgtATTTGCGAAATATGCGAATTCGCATATTCGAATAACTGCGAATTATGCGAAGTGTATGTTATTTCATGATGTTATTTCATTCTGTTATCTCAttccttttttttgtttattattgatAGAAGCATGTCAGACCAGTTTGTGTTGTGTGTGATCATGTGGAATGGCCGGTGGAAAACAGTTGGTAAGACCATGACATACGAGGGGGGCGAGAAGAAATTGCTGAAGCTGTCTCCGGGATTGAGCTTGGAAAGGCTGCAAGAGATAGTATACACTACTGCTCATGTTGATCCAATGTCATTTGATCTGCGTATGACTATGCAGTTAACTATCGGATGAAAGCAACTACCTGGGGCAGTAGTTTCGATTGTTGATTCAAGTGATGTTGAgtgttttttaaattattgtCGGATGAAAACTAACGTTGTTACCCCACTATATGCTAATTTTGAGTCACGAACAATCCAACCGCGAGTCACGAAGGTAGAGAATGTTATTCATTCAAGTTGTGATGCCAATACCACAGTTGTATTTGAAACAAATCCTGAAGTAGACAACACAACTGTTGAACGCCCCCCTCATAGGCCAGGAAAAGAACCAATCACTGAGTGCAATATTGCATCCCACACTCCTGGTTTAGATGATATTAGCTCGAATCCGGTTTATCATCGGGAGGACCAGATGTATGACGATGACATTTGGGGTCATGATGACACAGAGGAAACGGTAAATGATGGACAACCTACCCCTCCGAGACAATCGCATTGCGAAGCTGTTCCCCAAAGCAGGGTATTGGCAGAGAATGTAGAAACAATAAGGAAGATGAGTGATCCATTTCGATGGCTACCTGAGATCCATGATGCACCCCAAGTTTACTATTGAAGATAGTTCATCGAAAGGGGTCGTCGGTTTAAAGGTACACGACATGTTCTCCAACAAACGAGAATTGCAGGATGCACTAGGTAAATACGCAGTGAATAACAGGTTCGAATGGAAAGTGTACAAGTCTAACAAGTCCATGTTTGAGGTTAGATGTAGACATTCGGATGTATGTAAATGGCGTGCTAGAGGAATTGTGATATCCAATTCAAGTATGTTTAGGCTCCGAAGAATGGATACAATGGACAACCACATATGTTCTAGGGATCAAATGTTACCACATCACAGGCAAGTGGGGAAACGAGTGGCTGGCATACTACTTTCAGATAAGTTTGATATCCAGGGTAGAGTGTTTAGACCAAAGGACATTGTGAAAGATTTTGAGACCCAATATAAAATAAACTTGTCGtatatgcaagcttggagagcaaggAATTGGGCCATAGAAGATGTGATGGGTTCACCGGAAGAGTCATACATGTTGTTGCCGGACTACTGTGAGACGTTGAAAGCATGCAACCCATGTACGGTAACACATATTCAAACCGACGATGCTGATAATTTTCAGTACTTCTTTATGGCATTTGGTCCTTCACTTAGAGCTTTTAAAGAACACATTCGGCCTGTCATTTGCGTTGATGGAGCCTTCCTAAAAGGTAAGTATCCAGGACAATTGTACATGTAGTCCAGTCCGCATCTAAACCATTCTCGAACGATTGGCGCCGCAACAGATACATGAATGCATCGATGTGCTagttaaaaaagaaatatagaCATAAGTCAAACACATGCTTCACAAACATATGcatcacaaacaaacaaaccatAATATTTAAAAGCAATACCTCCTCGTCCTAATATTTTCCCGGTGTCTCAGCTTGTATGAACCACGGGTTTTCCGGCTGCAGTGGTTCTGTCCCTTTAACGGGCCTTGATGACTTTTTGTTGTAAAAATTCCTCCATACCTCATACGTAGACACATCGTCCTTATCAATCCGGTCTGACCATGACGTATGTACAAGAGGTGCTCTAGGAAAGGTGGGACTCTGTGATACGACAATATCCATGCATTGATCTACCGTCTTAGTTCCCTTCTTGGCTACCTTCTTAGTTCCCTTCGTAGCCAACTGCTTacacctttttcttttcttttcctccgTGTACGGTATTATCACGTGATGTGATCGCTTCCTTTGTCGCACCGCCCTTAACGGCTGAGGCTGATGCACATCATCTATCACGGCTTGTGTGTTCTCGCTTGAAGTGATAATTGCTTCCTGTCAAAACATAACGACCAACATCCTGTAAGGaacatatttaaaaataaatataaaactaCATGTATATAAACTATCATATACCTTTTCAGGGAGCATCTCTTGTGGTTCCGTGTCATCGCCGATTTCAATCACCTCCCCACACTGATCCTCCTTCCTctcaccttcttcttccttatccTCTCCACACTGCTCTTCCTTCCTCTCACCCTCTTCCTTCTTATCTATTCCACTCTGTTCCGCACCATGCTCTTCTACAACGTTCGCCTCCCCCACATCCCCACCTATTTCCCCCACAAAGTCGAAATTAGTATACATATCACATCCAATACGCTCTCATATCCGATCTGCCTTACTCACAGCCCGTAGATCCACCATCAACTCCTCCTTCAACTCCACCCTCAACTCGTCCTTCAACTCCGCCCTTAACTCTCCCTTTAACTCCACGTTCAACTCTGCCCTCAATTCCTCCCTGAACTACCTTCTTGTACACGTCCTCGAGGGCAGCATTCATGGCAATCATCACTACTTTATCCCGAGGGCCCACCTTCAACTCTGCCATTAACTCCTCCTTCAACTCCACTCTCTCCCGCCTATTAGACTCATTGAACTCCGATCACATCTTCCGCTCGAATTCATCTGCCAATGAATCTTTAAGTTCCACCTTCAACATTTCAAATCTCTCCCGCATCCTTGccttcctttcttcttcctcatttgcCTGTACATTCACTTTATTCTTCTTCTTACACCTCTTCTCGTTTCTAATTCTGTCCTCCTCATCTATATAAACATACTCTTCCTCCTCATTTCCAACATCCTCTTCGCTCTGATTACCTACAACATTCTCTTCCTCACTCTCTACAACATTCTCTTCCTCATTATGTACCTCATTCTCTTCTTCATTGTTCTCCTCTTCTTGACTTAGCTCAGACCCCTTATAAGGTGCGAATAACACATCAAGGTCAAGGTCTACAACTTTCCCATCAAAATAATCCTTCATTGGCGCATACCAATCGCATTTTTACCTCGTCTTCCTCGATAACAAGTTCAGATGCTTGCACATCAGCTAactgaaaacatgaaaaatcaaACCCAACTCCATAAGCACATGttacttgttgaaacacctttccacaagattttgatttgataaaatcatccatgattaagaggcaattaaatttagatgctttgatttgattgtactaatatgtttgttaaatcttgagtgcaaaaatatataaagtaaagacaggacaaaagtcagcacaaacgaagctgagtagaaaggaactcagcatgatataatagaagctgagtggagttaaaattcagaaacaaaacaaagctgactaaagctgaagacttcttcaggagcggttaaacaaaacggagctgaccttaaaggaactcagcatgaaccgtgaacattcgaaaagaacaaatgaagctgagtaacagtcaggacagcatgaatgttctgttcactaaaggacaaaggctgccaatcttctgcgctaataattggaacctcgaagacacctaaaagactaattccaagagtcatgggatgttggattattagtaaaagacaactgacacaaacaaacaaaagagacgctagaagacaaatctgacgcctgcagaaaacagagaaagggaatggaggtgcagtctgaagatttccagaaattgttccccaaaagagccgttttggtggcaacggtcaagacatttcaaaacgatcaaatccacaggttttcgtctataaaaggacaatcgaagaaccaaaACAAGATACAGAactgaagcatcaaaagaaaaatacaagagagaaagtttcaaaagcactcaaatacaaaaagaatcttacaccgacgtttctattctatgtgtaaatgctagattgagctgtaatcatctaaagtgttctttagttcaaaaaggaacaagtctgtgatcaatagaaatattgagtgtgtaaagctgagtgcttggttgtaagcatttcagtagtagagaaatctaagtgctgggttgtagcacttagtaggagttgagtagacgaatagaggaaggtactcttgcatattcaactgccttgtaattggtttgtgctctacctttaaagagctcagtattggattcaaaaagcccggaggactctggggactgaaagtaggcagagaggccgaaccaggataagtgatactgagtaatctctaaactcactcttataactgcatttgttgtttgctttatttactcagcatataaattgtctaagctgatcctgagtaagtaagtggtgctgagttagaagctaacctccaagagtgtcaattcctaactctcaaggaaacaactttggtcaacatctgactaaagctgtcctgtgatatatctcacca comes from Euphorbia lathyris chromosome 8, ddEupLath1.1, whole genome shotgun sequence and encodes:
- the LOC136203488 gene encoding uncharacterized protein — protein: MGDREKPRDRERERERERERDRDRDRDRDRDREKRRDKDDRDRDRDRHRSTRSRTRSPDRTRSRHTRSRTRSPDRYRSRSRSPETRGHRRHRHHRTPSPSPPRKRHRHEIEDGRDNKERDKDRQRAAVSDFVDEIAREQLEKVVSNGNNGGGDGEIEGAMGDENEIEMMKKLGIPVGFDSTKGKPVPGADVSGVRMVTKRQPRQYMNRRGGFNRPLPPERNR